A window of Apium graveolens cultivar Ventura chromosome 8, ASM990537v1, whole genome shotgun sequence contains these coding sequences:
- the LOC141678757 gene encoding uncharacterized protein LOC141678757: MGGENGLQGDAPRLVAVLKEMKEGLDAVTNKVQALTAKVKADQLLTVDGISYLEAKHLLLLSYCQSLVYYLLRKAKGLSIEGHPVVRSLVEIRLFLEKIRPIDKKLQYQIQKLTRTSGSEVENMGINEKEADPTEKMEDPLMYRPNPGMLIPKVPGEDSIGVYKPPRIMPAMMEEEKMTRQERNAQRKEKQTLRRSKQSDYMRDMMDDLEGRPEEVREMVGAESIEVTKYKERLEAQSRIEEELFTRAPITKMEKKRMMHMKKSRNGMQSFTESFFDEIKALPFESRTAGQNSGFGDDSYRERKFNKRKRKH, translated from the exons ATGGGTGGCGAAAATGGTTTGCAGGG AGATGCTCCACGATTGGTTGCAGTTTTGAAAGAAATGAAAGAAGGATTAGATGCTGTAACAAATAAGGTGCAAGCTTTGACAGCTAAG GTCAAAGCTGATCAATTATTAACAGTAGATGGGATAAGCTATCTTGAGGCCAAGCACTTATTGCTTCTTAGTTATTGCCAGTCACTAGTTTACTACTTGCTCCGCAAGGCGAAAGGGTTATCAATTGAGGGACATCCTGTTGTTCGGAGCCTAGTGGAGATCAGATTATTCCTGGAAAAG ATTCGTCCTATAGACAAAAAGTTACAATATCAAATACAGAAGCTCACAAGGACTTCTGGAAGCGAAGTCGAGAATATGGGTATAAATGAGAAGGAAGCAGATCCCACTGAAAAGATGGAGGATCCATTGATGTATCGTCCCAATCCTGGCATGCTTATTCCTAAAGTGCCTGGCGAG GATAGCATTGGAGTTTATAAACCACCAAGAATTATGCCTGCTATGATGGAAGAAGAAAAGATGACAAGACAAGAAAGAAATGCTCAGAGGAAGGAGAAACAAACACTTCGAAGATCTAAGCAGAGCGATTATATGAGAGATATGATGGATGATCTCGAGGGAAGGCCAGAAGAG GTGAGAGAAATGGTTGGAGCTGAAAGTATAGAGGTTACCAAGTACAAAGAGAGGCTGGAAGCGCAATCTCGTATAGAGGAAGAGCTATTTACTCGTGCTCCCATTACAAAAATGGAGAAAAAGAGGATGATGCATATGAAGAAGTCCAGGAATGG TATGCAATCTTTTACGGAGAGTTTCTTTGATGAGATCAAAGCATTACCTTTCGAGAGCAGAACTGCTGGGCAAAATTCAGGCTTTGGGGATGACAGTTACAGAGAAAGAAAGTTCAATAAACGCAAG AGGAAGCATTGA